In one Kitasatospora cineracea genomic region, the following are encoded:
- a CDS encoding ADP-ribosyltransferase domain-containing protein encodes MTEPTSPTSPAASADDPLALAELFKGGGEDWFPVLKRSIELHRDAASFIGPNRPQDVVPVRELTFQALKPNPPGKWKVVVFGQNPYPRPESATGIAMFDNTFQDWKDSQFGRVVSIRCIIKAAAMWKYGIPKKTPIADLRALLAQQGTVQPPEWFQAMLTQGVLLLNAALTASSDGSTSPAVHTKFWKPVAEKIVEEILRAKQEGPEEDRGVVFAWWGTHARALKQSVEWIARRYPDVQVRHIDHPNPAAQGDIFCDGEHFAQVNAALEGLGADPVDWLPSAGWQAAAAAEGRTDAGTASRMEAFIASTMELHQLYLERLASVKDEGLELPAVTGVFDLERLGFREAVEPVAALLRGLERHVGSAHEFGKRHADATADATAGTLDAEAVAALHLYTCESAFYRELNAALRHPDRARLTPYLPYLRLLFDAVGRLPVRPEPLWRGVALDLRAQYPLGRTVTWWGVSSCTSRPAVARSFLGSRGKRTLFEVRPARAVGIRQFSAFTEEEEYILLPGTQLTVTDVVAERGGLCTVTLTESAEPPLVS; translated from the coding sequence ATGACCGAACCCACCTCGCCCACCTCGCCCGCCGCCTCCGCCGACGACCCGCTGGCGCTCGCCGAGCTGTTCAAGGGCGGCGGCGAGGACTGGTTCCCGGTGCTGAAGCGGTCGATCGAGCTGCACCGGGACGCGGCGTCGTTCATCGGGCCGAACCGGCCCCAGGACGTGGTTCCGGTACGGGAGTTGACGTTCCAGGCGCTGAAGCCGAACCCGCCCGGCAAGTGGAAGGTGGTGGTGTTCGGGCAGAACCCGTACCCGCGGCCGGAGAGCGCGACCGGCATCGCCATGTTCGACAACACCTTCCAGGACTGGAAGGACAGCCAGTTCGGCCGGGTGGTGAGCATCCGCTGCATCATCAAGGCGGCGGCGATGTGGAAGTACGGCATCCCGAAGAAGACCCCGATCGCCGACCTGCGGGCGCTGCTGGCGCAGCAGGGCACCGTGCAGCCGCCGGAGTGGTTCCAGGCGATGCTGACCCAGGGCGTGCTGCTGCTGAACGCGGCGCTGACGGCGAGCAGCGACGGTTCGACCTCCCCCGCGGTGCACACCAAGTTCTGGAAGCCGGTGGCGGAGAAGATCGTGGAGGAGATCCTGCGGGCCAAGCAGGAGGGCCCGGAGGAGGACCGCGGGGTGGTGTTCGCCTGGTGGGGGACGCACGCGCGGGCGCTGAAGCAGTCGGTGGAGTGGATCGCCCGGCGCTACCCGGACGTCCAGGTGCGGCACATCGACCACCCGAACCCGGCGGCGCAGGGCGACATCTTCTGCGACGGCGAGCACTTCGCGCAGGTGAACGCGGCCCTGGAGGGCCTGGGCGCGGACCCGGTGGACTGGCTGCCGAGCGCCGGCTGGCAGGCCGCGGCCGCCGCCGAGGGGCGCACCGACGCGGGCACCGCCTCCCGGATGGAGGCGTTCATCGCCTCCACCATGGAGCTGCACCAGCTGTACCTGGAGCGGCTCGCCTCGGTGAAGGACGAGGGCCTCGAACTGCCCGCCGTCACGGGCGTGTTCGACCTGGAGCGGCTGGGCTTCCGGGAGGCGGTGGAGCCGGTCGCGGCCCTGCTGCGCGGCCTGGAGCGGCACGTCGGCTCGGCGCACGAGTTCGGCAAGCGGCACGCGGACGCAACGGCGGACGCCACGGCCGGGACGCTGGACGCGGAGGCGGTCGCGGCGCTGCACCTGTACACCTGCGAGTCTGCGTTCTACCGGGAGCTGAACGCGGCGCTGCGCCACCCGGACCGGGCCCGGCTGACCCCGTACCTGCCGTACCTGCGGCTGCTGTTCGACGCGGTGGGCCGGCTGCCGGTGCGCCCGGAGCCGCTGTGGCGGGGCGTGGCGCTGGACCTGCGGGCGCAGTACCCGCTGGGGCGGACGGTGACCTGGTGGGGCGTGTCCTCGTGCACCTCGCGCCCGGCGGTGGCCCGCTCGTTCCTGGGCAGCCGGGGCAAGCGCACCCTGTTCGAGGTGCGGCCGGCCCGGGCGGTGGGGATCCGGCAGTTCTCGGCGTTCACCGAGGAGGAGGAGTACATCCTGCTGCCCGGCACCCAGTTGACCGTCACGGACGTGGTCGCGGAGCGCGGCGGGCTGTGCACGGTGACGCTCACCGAGTCGGCGGAGCCGCCGCTGGTCTCCTGA
- a CDS encoding macro domain-containing protein, protein MTVKHAPKPLRVVLTDLNTDVVAAWRTAFAGTPGVEVRTGSILDVDVDAWVTPTNSRGLMNGGLDAVVKRHLGAGIQLRVQRAIRDGHGGELKVGSAVCVPSGAAVPRFLISTPTMRTSHQDVSQTLNVALACAAAFQAVHRQNAATPGSIASVALVGLGAQTGQVPAQVCANLMWTGHSLFQDHEFTDDDELRSTVTDQLNDLLAAPADRPVRLAVPTRTTRRR, encoded by the coding sequence ATGACCGTCAAGCACGCCCCCAAGCCGCTGCGCGTGGTGCTGACCGATCTCAACACCGACGTGGTGGCCGCCTGGCGCACCGCGTTCGCCGGCACTCCGGGCGTGGAGGTCCGCACCGGCTCGATCCTGGACGTGGACGTCGACGCCTGGGTGACGCCCACCAACTCCCGCGGCCTGATGAACGGCGGCCTCGACGCCGTCGTCAAGCGCCACCTCGGCGCGGGCATCCAGCTGCGCGTCCAGCGCGCCATCCGCGACGGCCACGGCGGCGAGCTGAAGGTCGGCAGCGCCGTCTGCGTGCCCTCCGGCGCGGCCGTGCCCCGCTTCCTGATCTCCACCCCCACCATGCGCACCTCCCACCAGGACGTCAGCCAGACCCTGAACGTCGCCCTCGCCTGCGCCGCCGCCTTCCAGGCCGTCCACCGGCAGAACGCCGCCACCCCCGGCAGCATCGCCTCCGTCGCGCTGGTCGGCCTCGGCGCCCAGACCGGCCAGGTCCCGGCCCAGGTCTGCGCCAACCTGATGTGGACCGGCCACTCGCTGTTCCAGGACCACGAGTTCACCGACGACGACGAACTGCGCAGCACCGTCACCGACCAGCTGAACGACCTGCTCGCCGCCCCCGCCGACCGCCCCGTCCGCCTCGCCGTCCCGACCCGCACCACCCGTCGCCGCTGA
- a CDS encoding alkaline phosphatase D family protein yields the protein MSNLSRRIFLLGGLTTAGAVALPLGASAQPSATATPFPFTLGVASGEPDDSSVVLWTRLAPAPTNADGQGGMPDADVAVDWQVSAREDFATLVASGTATARYAQAHAVHVLAGGLAPDAEYYYRFRAQGFVSPVGRTRTAPSPTTVGRDFTMAFASCAHYESGYYTAYRRMADDRPDVILHLGDYIYEGGATTNGVRQHLGSEIVSLADYRRRYALYRTDPDLQAAHAIAPWLVVPDDHEVENNYAGTVRADNSPVLTAAQWTARRTAAYQAYFENMPLRAAATPNGNSIQLYRRVRWGTLATFHLLDTRQFRDDQACGDGSKVCADADLTSRSITGAAQEAWLLDGLGRRLATWDLIGQQVFFARNVNAAGAMNMDAWDGYRASRARIQQGIIDRAVRNPVVLTGDVHASWGNDLKADYANPSSATIGSELVCTSITSGGNGSATTTVPNGALNPHLRFYSDRRGYVRTRITPAQITADFRSVATVTEHGAAATTARTFHLHDGQPGLADA from the coding sequence ATGAGCAACCTCAGTCGCCGCATCTTCCTCCTCGGCGGGCTCACCACCGCAGGCGCCGTCGCGCTCCCGCTCGGGGCGTCGGCCCAGCCGTCGGCCACCGCCACCCCCTTCCCCTTCACGCTCGGCGTCGCCTCCGGAGAACCGGACGACAGCAGCGTGGTGCTCTGGACCCGGCTGGCCCCCGCCCCGACCAACGCCGACGGCCAGGGCGGCATGCCCGACGCCGACGTCGCCGTCGACTGGCAGGTGTCGGCCCGCGAGGACTTCGCCACCCTGGTCGCCTCCGGCACGGCCACCGCCCGCTACGCCCAGGCCCACGCGGTGCACGTGCTGGCCGGCGGCCTCGCCCCGGACGCCGAGTACTACTACCGCTTCCGCGCCCAGGGCTTCGTCTCCCCGGTGGGCCGCACCCGCACCGCGCCCTCCCCGACCACCGTCGGGCGCGACTTCACGATGGCCTTCGCCTCCTGCGCCCACTACGAGAGCGGCTACTACACCGCCTACCGCCGGATGGCCGACGACCGCCCCGATGTGATCCTGCACCTGGGCGACTACATCTACGAGGGCGGCGCCACCACCAACGGCGTGCGCCAACACCTCGGCAGCGAGATCGTCTCGCTGGCCGACTACCGCCGCCGCTACGCCCTCTACCGCACCGACCCGGACCTGCAGGCCGCACACGCCATCGCGCCCTGGCTGGTCGTCCCGGACGACCACGAGGTGGAGAACAACTACGCGGGCACGGTCCGCGCCGACAACAGCCCCGTCCTGACGGCCGCCCAGTGGACCGCCCGCCGCACCGCCGCCTACCAGGCGTACTTCGAGAACATGCCGCTGCGCGCCGCCGCCACGCCCAACGGCAACAGCATCCAGCTCTACCGCCGGGTCCGCTGGGGCACCCTGGCCACCTTCCACCTGCTCGACACCCGCCAGTTCCGCGACGACCAGGCGTGCGGCGACGGGTCGAAGGTCTGCGCCGACGCCGACCTGACCAGCCGTTCGATCACCGGCGCCGCCCAGGAGGCGTGGCTGCTCGACGGCCTCGGCCGGCGCCTGGCCACCTGGGACCTGATCGGCCAGCAGGTGTTCTTCGCCCGCAACGTGAACGCGGCCGGCGCGATGAACATGGACGCCTGGGACGGCTACCGGGCCAGCCGGGCCCGGATCCAGCAGGGCATCATCGACCGGGCGGTGCGCAACCCGGTGGTGCTGACCGGCGACGTGCACGCCTCCTGGGGCAACGACCTGAAGGCCGACTACGCGAACCCGTCCTCGGCGACGATCGGCTCCGAACTGGTCTGCACCTCCATCACCAGCGGCGGCAACGGCAGCGCCACCACCACCGTCCCCAACGGCGCGCTCAACCCGCACCTGCGCTTCTACTCCGACCGGCGCGGTTACGTCCGCACCCGGATCACGCCGGCGCAGATCACCGCCGACTTCCGCTCGGTGGCGACGGTGACCGAACACGGCGCGGCGGCGACCACCGCCCGTACCTTCCACCTCCACGACGGACAGCCGGGGTTGGCCGATGCGTAG
- a CDS encoding MarR family winged helix-turn-helix transcriptional regulator yields the protein MSPAPEDATPERLRAIPSRLLAGAAAAADRLVAERLAAAGARKWHFAVLVALAETGPASQAELSRRTGIYRSDMVAVLNELADAGFLVRDPDPVDRRRNVITLTPAGRTRLHRLDALVSAAQQDLLAPLAPAEQAELTRLLALLNDRHRPPHGDGNA from the coding sequence ATGAGCCCCGCCCCCGAGGACGCCACGCCCGAGCGGCTGCGCGCCATCCCCAGCCGGCTGCTGGCCGGGGCCGCCGCGGCCGCCGACCGGCTGGTGGCCGAGCGGCTGGCCGCCGCGGGCGCCCGCAAGTGGCACTTCGCGGTGCTGGTCGCGCTGGCCGAGACCGGACCCGCCAGCCAGGCCGAGCTCAGCCGCCGCACCGGCATCTACCGCAGCGACATGGTCGCCGTGCTGAACGAGCTCGCCGACGCCGGCTTCCTGGTCCGCGACCCCGACCCGGTCGACCGCCGCCGCAACGTCATCACCCTCACCCCCGCCGGGCGCACCCGGCTGCACCGCCTGGACGCCCTGGTCTCCGCCGCCCAGCAGGACCTGCTCGCCCCGCTCGCCCCCGCCGAGCAGGCCGAACTCACCCGCCTGCTGGCCCTGTTGAACGACCGTCACCGCCCCCCGCACGGAGACGGGAACGCCTGA
- a CDS encoding epoxide hydrolase family protein, whose product MIEPYRIHVPQADLDDLADRLARTRWPNEIDDAGWDYGFPLARLRQLADHWRTRYDWRAHEARINELPQYTTEIDGQRIHFLHLRAENPDALPLILTHGWPGSFLEFLDVLEPLRRDFHLVVPSIPGFGFSGPTRDRGWDVARVARAWAELMDRLGYRHYGAQGGDFGAGISTALGAHAPDRVVGVHVTYQPLPPDPEAGPLSAADEARLDTVRALQAARPPYQALQATTPQTLGYALTDSPVGQLAWIAERFAHWTDPATPVDDERLLTDVSLYWLTATAASSARLTRETPRGGTPCPAPLGVAVFAHDITLAVRPLVERRYDVRHWSEFDRGGHFAAMEVPDLFARDVREFFTALAPPAA is encoded by the coding sequence ATGATCGAGCCCTACCGCATCCACGTCCCGCAGGCCGACCTCGACGACCTCGCCGACCGCCTCGCCCGCACCCGCTGGCCCAACGAGATCGACGACGCCGGCTGGGACTACGGCTTCCCGCTGGCCCGCCTCCGGCAGCTCGCCGACCACTGGCGCACCCGCTACGACTGGCGCGCCCACGAAGCCCGGATCAACGAACTCCCGCAGTACACCACCGAGATCGACGGCCAGCGGATCCACTTCCTGCACCTGCGCGCCGAAAACCCCGACGCCCTCCCGCTGATCCTCACCCACGGCTGGCCCGGCTCCTTCCTCGAGTTCCTGGACGTCCTCGAACCGCTGCGCCGCGACTTCCACCTGGTCGTCCCGTCCATCCCCGGCTTCGGCTTCTCCGGCCCCACCCGCGACCGCGGCTGGGACGTGGCCCGGGTCGCCCGCGCCTGGGCCGAACTGATGGACCGCCTCGGCTACCGGCACTACGGCGCCCAGGGCGGCGACTTCGGCGCCGGCATCTCCACCGCCCTCGGCGCGCACGCCCCCGACCGGGTGGTCGGAGTGCACGTCACCTACCAGCCGCTGCCGCCCGACCCGGAGGCCGGCCCGCTGTCCGCCGCCGACGAGGCCCGACTCGACACGGTCCGCGCCCTCCAGGCCGCCCGGCCCCCGTACCAGGCCCTGCAGGCCACCACCCCGCAGACCCTCGGCTACGCGCTCACCGACTCCCCGGTCGGCCAACTCGCCTGGATCGCCGAACGGTTCGCCCACTGGACCGACCCGGCCACCCCCGTCGACGACGAACGGCTGCTCACCGACGTCTCGCTGTACTGGCTCACCGCCACCGCCGCCTCCTCCGCCCGCCTCACCCGCGAGACCCCGCGCGGCGGCACCCCCTGCCCGGCCCCGCTCGGCGTCGCGGTCTTCGCGCACGACATCACCCTGGCCGTCCGCCCGCTGGTCGAACGGCGCTACGACGTCCGCCACTGGTCGGAGTTCGACCGCGGCGGCCACTTCGCCGCCATGGAGGTGCCCGACCTGTTCGCCCGCGACGTCCGGGAGTTCTTCACCGCCCTGGCACCCCCCGCCGCTTGA
- a CDS encoding 2'-5' RNA ligase family protein: MRTIELTCDPAFDRAVRTVWRQLADGGVDSLADNPHPAHRPHLTLAACGAIAPERLAEIGELLGVAMPLEVRLSGLLSFSARSRRRVLAWGVVPGPALVDLHREVWRLLADAPEPNPLYLPGRWMPHLGLTRRVEPDGLALAHQVLGRHPDLVGVFDGARTFDSESQLTAALSAPRKS; encoded by the coding sequence ATGCGGACCATCGAGTTGACCTGCGATCCGGCGTTCGACCGGGCGGTGCGGACGGTGTGGCGGCAGTTGGCCGACGGCGGGGTGGACTCGCTCGCGGACAACCCGCACCCGGCGCACCGCCCGCACCTGACCCTGGCGGCGTGCGGGGCGATCGCCCCGGAGCGGCTCGCGGAGATCGGCGAACTCCTGGGCGTAGCAATGCCGTTGGAGGTCCGGTTGTCCGGCCTGCTGTCGTTCAGTGCGCGCAGCCGCCGTCGGGTGCTGGCCTGGGGCGTGGTCCCGGGCCCGGCGCTGGTCGACCTGCACCGCGAGGTGTGGCGGCTGCTGGCGGACGCCCCCGAACCCAACCCGCTCTACCTGCCCGGCCGTTGGATGCCGCACCTGGGCCTGACCCGCCGGGTGGAGCCGGACGGCCTGGCCCTGGCGCACCAGGTGCTGGGCCGCCACCCGGATCTGGTGGGTGTCTTCGACGGAGCCCGCACCTTCGACTCCGAGAGTCAGCTGACCGCCGCACTGTCCGCCCCGCGAAAGAGCTGA
- a CDS encoding DUF2809 domain-containing protein → MPRTDRHPPHRPHPLRPPHHPPHPRPDGPEADLGRDVTGHREAAAEPGPRGGGRRPGEWRARAGWTAAAGAVLAFGLVAPGLVPAGAASLLGGALYTALLYTLLSAAAPRLGPWTAGAAALAAGWAVELFQLTGLPADLGRHSRLARLVLGTTFDPADLLGYALGAAAATALHLLARRPARRGR, encoded by the coding sequence ATGCCCCGCACCGACCGGCACCCGCCGCACCGCCCGCACCCGCTGCGCCCGCCGCACCACCCGCCGCACCCCCGCCCGGACGGGCCGGAGGCGGACCTCGGACGGGACGTGACGGGGCATCGGGAGGCCGCGGCGGAGCCCGGGCCGCGGGGCGGCGGGCGCCGCCCGGGGGAGTGGCGGGCCCGGGCCGGCTGGACGGCTGCGGCGGGCGCGGTGCTGGCGTTCGGCCTGGTCGCCCCCGGGCTGGTGCCGGCCGGCGCGGCCTCGCTGCTCGGCGGGGCGCTGTACACCGCCCTGCTGTACACCCTGCTGTCGGCCGCCGCGCCCCGCCTCGGCCCGTGGACCGCCGGCGCCGCCGCGCTCGCCGCCGGCTGGGCGGTGGAACTGTTCCAGCTCACCGGCCTGCCCGCCGACCTCGGACGGCACAGCCGGCTCGCCCGGCTGGTCCTCGGCACCACCTTCGACCCGGCCGACCTGCTCGGCTACGCCCTCGGCGCGGCCGCCGCGACCGCCCTCCACCTACTGGCGCGCCGCCCCGCCCGCCGGGGGCGGTGA
- a CDS encoding chemotaxis protein: MHPALSPAVLAELRRPRPYPAVSILMPTHRREPDNAQDPVRLRNLLAEAKEKVQADPQVSRADRIDVLEQLDKALAEVDLVHAEDGLAILAAPGEHQVWSLGRTAPARVVLSDTFLTRNLVASQIAERPYWVLAVAADRVVLWGGNQERVTEEKAHGLPLVRVYDNPDPERQERIGDTPSTFRDEETKTFLRQADTAVGKVLAADPRPLYVVGDAPALALLDAAGQIARAATSQIPHGGLAQGTAETVRQVVEPALRAHADQEITEALARLDKARGRQAFAAGLDEVWQNAAESRIALLVVEENFRTTVRDDGDHLVPAEDGQPGSREDIVDEVIERALDTGATVSFVPDGTLSDAGRIAADLRY; this comes from the coding sequence ATGCACCCCGCCCTCAGCCCCGCCGTCCTCGCCGAGCTGCGCCGGCCCCGCCCTTACCCGGCGGTGTCCATCCTGATGCCCACGCACCGCCGCGAGCCGGACAACGCACAGGACCCGGTCCGCCTGCGCAACCTGCTGGCCGAGGCGAAGGAGAAGGTCCAGGCCGACCCCCAGGTCTCCCGCGCCGACCGGATCGACGTCCTGGAACAGCTCGACAAGGCCCTCGCCGAGGTCGACCTGGTGCACGCCGAGGACGGCCTGGCGATCCTCGCCGCACCCGGCGAGCACCAGGTCTGGTCACTCGGCCGCACCGCCCCCGCCCGGGTGGTCCTCTCCGACACCTTCCTCACCCGCAACCTGGTCGCCTCGCAGATCGCCGAACGCCCCTACTGGGTGCTCGCGGTCGCCGCCGACCGGGTGGTCCTGTGGGGCGGCAACCAGGAACGGGTCACCGAGGAGAAGGCCCACGGCCTCCCGCTGGTGCGGGTCTACGACAACCCCGACCCCGAGCGCCAGGAACGGATCGGCGACACCCCCAGCACCTTCCGCGACGAGGAGACCAAGACCTTCCTGCGGCAGGCCGACACCGCGGTCGGCAAGGTGCTCGCCGCCGACCCCCGCCCGCTGTACGTGGTCGGCGACGCCCCCGCGCTCGCCCTGCTCGACGCCGCCGGCCAGATCGCCAGGGCCGCCACCTCGCAGATCCCGCACGGCGGCCTCGCCCAGGGCACCGCCGAGACCGTCCGCCAGGTGGTCGAGCCCGCCCTGCGCGCGCACGCCGACCAGGAGATCACCGAGGCCCTCGCCCGCCTCGACAAGGCCCGCGGCCGGCAGGCCTTCGCCGCCGGGCTCGACGAGGTCTGGCAGAACGCCGCCGAGAGCCGGATCGCCCTGCTGGTGGTCGAGGAGAACTTCCGCACCACCGTCCGCGACGACGGCGACCACCTGGTCCCCGCCGAGGACGGCCAGCCCGGCTCCCGCGAGGACATCGTCGACGAGGTCATCGAACGCGCCCTCGACACCGGCGCCACCGTCAGCTTCGTCCCCGACGGCACCCTCTCCGACGCCGGCCGGATCGCCGCCGACCTGCGCTACTGA
- a CDS encoding VIT1/CCC1 transporter family protein: MTVFRSTPGPPPDHDEAHNGALGGRLNWLRAAVLGANDGVVSTAGLVVGVAGAKASSTELLTAGLAGLLAGSLSMAAGEYVSVSTQRDAEQAALALERRELRLTPEAELAELAGLYEAKGLDPELAHRVAVQLTAHDALAAHAETELGIDPDELTNPWHAAWASFAAFTVGALLPLLAIVLPPASVRVWVTVLAVLAALVVTGWASARLGGAQPRRAVLRNVLGGGIAMGVTYVVGVLLGASTG; this comes from the coding sequence ATGACCGTTTTCCGCAGCACCCCTGGCCCGCCGCCGGACCACGACGAGGCGCACAACGGCGCGCTGGGCGGGCGGTTGAACTGGCTGCGGGCCGCGGTGCTCGGCGCGAACGACGGCGTGGTGTCCACGGCGGGCCTGGTGGTGGGCGTGGCGGGCGCGAAGGCCTCGTCCACCGAGCTGCTGACGGCGGGTCTGGCCGGGCTGCTGGCGGGCTCGCTGTCGATGGCGGCGGGCGAGTACGTGTCGGTGAGCACCCAGCGGGACGCCGAGCAGGCGGCGCTGGCGCTGGAGCGGCGGGAGCTGCGCCTGACGCCGGAGGCGGAGCTGGCCGAGCTGGCGGGCCTGTACGAGGCGAAGGGCCTGGATCCGGAGCTGGCCCACCGGGTGGCGGTGCAGCTGACCGCGCACGACGCGCTGGCCGCCCACGCGGAGACCGAACTGGGCATCGACCCGGACGAGTTGACCAATCCGTGGCACGCCGCGTGGGCGTCCTTCGCGGCGTTCACGGTGGGTGCGCTGCTGCCGCTGCTGGCGATCGTGCTGCCGCCCGCCTCGGTCCGGGTGTGGGTCACGGTGCTGGCGGTGCTGGCGGCGCTGGTGGTGACGGGCTGGGCGAGCGCCCGGCTGGGCGGCGCGCAGCCGCGCCGGGCGGTGCTGCGCAACGTGCTGGGCGGCGGCATCGCGATGGGCGTGACGTACGTGGTGGGCGTGCTGCTGGGGGCTTCGACGGGCTGA
- a CDS encoding EF-hand domain-containing protein: MSDDLLIAKLSHGFDHLDADGDGRLTERDHVLMGQSVARSLGHPAGSAQEERIVGAYVAIWRELHLPHLPTGAVAMGRADFLASTASLADDPAAAEATVGALGRAFLAVADADGNGQVDADEFFAFQHGHFPQLRRSDADTAFAHLDRDGDGALSPEEFVTAIIEYWTSRDPDAPGNWWTGSPQGDPDQTTL; the protein is encoded by the coding sequence GTGTCGGACGACCTGCTCATCGCCAAGCTCAGCCACGGCTTCGACCACCTCGACGCCGACGGGGACGGGCGGCTCACCGAGCGCGACCACGTCCTGATGGGCCAGTCGGTGGCCCGCTCGCTGGGGCACCCGGCCGGGTCCGCGCAGGAGGAGCGGATCGTCGGGGCGTACGTGGCGATCTGGCGGGAGCTGCACCTGCCGCACCTGCCGACCGGCGCGGTGGCGATGGGGCGGGCCGACTTCCTGGCCTCCACCGCCTCGCTGGCCGACGACCCGGCGGCCGCCGAGGCCACCGTCGGGGCGCTGGGCCGGGCCTTCCTCGCGGTGGCGGACGCGGACGGCAACGGGCAGGTGGACGCCGACGAGTTCTTCGCCTTCCAGCACGGCCACTTCCCGCAGCTGCGGCGCAGCGACGCCGACACCGCGTTCGCGCACCTGGACCGCGACGGGGACGGCGCGCTGTCCCCCGAGGAGTTCGTGACCGCGATCATCGAGTACTGGACCAGCCGCGACCCGGACGCCCCGGGCAACTGGTGGACCGGCAGCCCGCAGGGCGACCCGGACCAGACCACCCTCTGA
- a CDS encoding lytic transglycosylase domain-containing protein, whose amino-acid sequence MAERGAKWPWVAVALAVLGIWLYERGGDHAPAPGAAPAASSGAAAPSGASPAPSSGPASGAARAPDDYTPPRFAPEVQKYAAEAGVNPQLVMAILFNEAYKPHGPEVERAWQKMKPDASFGVANMHRAAYDETRRGRPFADRPWEDLPDDPALAVRAAAWHLHDLGAQLPAHWSGPYTRDELMALGYNTGAGNMLAFARGVNPGAEARSYLDRLHDNWSKSADALAAH is encoded by the coding sequence GTGGCGGAACGCGGCGCGAAGTGGCCGTGGGTGGCCGTGGCCCTGGCGGTGCTGGGGATCTGGCTCTACGAGCGCGGCGGGGACCACGCCCCGGCGCCCGGCGCCGCCCCGGCCGCCAGTTCCGGCGCCGCCGCCCCGTCCGGCGCCTCGCCCGCCCCGTCCTCCGGCCCGGCGTCCGGCGCCGCGCGGGCGCCGGACGACTACACGCCGCCGCGGTTCGCGCCCGAGGTGCAGAAGTACGCGGCCGAGGCCGGGGTGAACCCGCAGCTGGTGATGGCGATCCTGTTCAACGAGGCGTACAAGCCGCACGGGCCGGAGGTCGAGCGGGCCTGGCAGAAGATGAAGCCGGACGCCTCGTTCGGCGTGGCCAACATGCACCGGGCGGCCTACGACGAGACCCGCCGGGGCCGCCCGTTCGCCGACCGGCCGTGGGAGGACCTGCCGGACGACCCGGCGCTGGCCGTCCGCGCCGCCGCCTGGCACCTGCACGACCTGGGCGCCCAGCTGCCCGCGCACTGGTCCGGCCCGTACACCCGGGACGAGCTGATGGCGCTCGGCTACAACACCGGCGCCGGGAACATGCTGGCCTTCGCCCGCGGCGTCAACCCCGGCGCCGAGGCCCGCTCCTACCTCGACCGGCTGCACGACAACTGGTCCAAGTCCGCCGACGCCCTGGCCGCGCACTGA
- a CDS encoding DUF6542 domain-containing protein, which produces MTGRRPTGTRGDAPLWRDEPGTQDHADGPGAQKGPGGRPGRREAAARPVPAQRAPHRERRRAPDDPAPARRPAPRRGNRMPAVLPALGLPVLGAIADELLTPGPGAPYGVCAVLGAALAALVSTPAGWWWVVSGAPVVTLAAAGGVDYLARGDKYHGAGLGTEGLKLVSGQFPWMLAALAAALLAVGVRKLRTRRSRRG; this is translated from the coding sequence ATGACGGGGCGCAGGCCGACGGGCACGCGCGGCGACGCACCGCTGTGGCGGGACGAGCCGGGCACGCAGGACCACGCGGACGGACCGGGCGCGCAGAAGGGCCCCGGCGGACGGCCGGGCCGGCGGGAGGCGGCCGCCCGCCCCGTCCCCGCCCAGCGCGCCCCGCACCGGGAACGGCGGCGCGCCCCCGACGACCCCGCCCCGGCCCGCCGCCCGGCCCCCCGCCGCGGCAACCGGATGCCCGCCGTGCTGCCCGCCCTCGGCCTGCCGGTGCTCGGCGCGATCGCGGACGAACTTCTCACCCCCGGCCCCGGCGCCCCCTACGGGGTCTGCGCCGTCCTGGGCGCCGCGCTGGCCGCCCTGGTCAGCACCCCGGCCGGCTGGTGGTGGGTGGTCAGCGGCGCCCCCGTGGTGACCCTCGCGGCCGCCGGCGGCGTCGACTACCTGGCCCGCGGCGACAAGTACCACGGCGCCGGACTGGGCACCGAGGGGCTGAAACTGGTCAGCGGCCAGTTCCCGTGGATGCTCGCCGCACTCGCCGCCGCCCTGCTCGCCGTCGGCGTCCGCAAACTCCGCACCCGGAGGTCCCGCCGTGGCTGA